One window of Triticum dicoccoides isolate Atlit2015 ecotype Zavitan chromosome 5A, WEW_v2.0, whole genome shotgun sequence genomic DNA carries:
- the LOC119299391 gene encoding protein JINGUBANG-like, translating to MRNHKKLLQFLRPDPAVAAASDDGCSPLPSPTTTSGSASTSATASPSPYVALPWVNLPGLGAGAALTAGAADETGLLGSFVKEDGHVYSLAAAGDLLYTGTDSKNVRVWRDRREFAGFQCGSGLVKAIVVAGDGRIYTGHQDGKIRVWRASADDPAVHKRVGSLPKLGDFLRSSVRPSHYIETRRRHSSVWLRHFDAVSCLSLDADAGLLYSGSWDRTFKVWRVSDSRCLESVRAHDDAVNTVAAAGFDALAFTGSADGTVKVWRREDGKGGATRHVMERVLRKGESAVTAIAVAAEARVVYVASSDGAVTHWQWRRGADRESAPRNGGALRGHKMAVLSLAVAGRVVVSGSADRTISVWRRDEGADHSRLAVLSGHTGPVKCVAMDEEESVDADGHRRWVVYSGSLDGSVKVWRVSDAPGAMTARTPAHVWKGTPSPLGAWTPYRAPERS from the coding sequence ATGAGGAATCACAAGAAGTTGCTGCAGTTCCTGCGGCCGGATCCGGCGGTGGCGGCAGCCAGCGACGACGGGTGCTCCCCGCTGCCGTCGCCCACGACCACCAGCGGGAGCGCGAGCACGTCGGCCACGGCGTCCCCGTCGCCGTACGTCGCGTTGCCGTGGGTCAACCTCCcggggctcggcgccggggcggcgcTGACGGCCGGCGCGGCGGACGAGACCGGGCTCCTGGGGTCGTTCGTCAAGGAGGACGGGCACGTGTACTCGCTCGCCGCGGCCGGAGACCTGCTCTACACCGGCACGGACTCCAAGAACGTGCGGGTGTGGCGGGATCGGCGGGAGTTCGCGGGGTTCCAGTGCGGGAGCGGGCTCGTCAAGGCCATTGTCGTCGCCGGGGACGGCAGGATTTACACCGGCCACCAGGACGGCAAGATCCGCGTGTGGCGCGCGTCCGCGGACGACCCCGCCGTGCACAAGCGCGTCGGCTCGCTCCCGAAGCTCGGGGATTTTCTCAGGAGCTCCGTCAGGCCGTCGCACTACATCGAGACGCGCCGCCGGCACAGCTCCGTCTGGCTGCGGCACTTCGACGCCGTCTCGTGCCTCAGCCTGGACGCCGACGCCGGGCTGCTCTACTCCGGGTCGTGGGACAGGACCTTCAAGGTGTGGCGCGTGTCCGACTCGCGGTGCCTCGAGTCGGTGCGCGCCCACGACGACGCCGTCAACACGGTGGCCGCGGCGGGGTTCGACGCGCTGGCGTTCACCGGCTCCGCGGACGGCACGGTCAAGGTGTGGCGGCGGGAGGACGGCAAGGGCGGCGCCACGAGGCACGTCATGGAGCGGGTGCTGCGCAAGGGCGAGAGCGCGGTGACCGCCATCGCCGTGGCGGCGGAGGCGCGCGTGGTGTACGTGGCCTCCTCGGACGGGGCCGTGACGCACTGGCAGTGGCGGCGCGGAGCCGACCGGGAGAGCGCGCCGAGGAACGGCGGGGCGCTCCGCGGGCACAAGATGGCCGTGCTGTCCCTCGCGGTGGCCGGGCGCGTCGTCGTGAGCGGCTCCGCCGACCGGACGATCTCCGTGTGGCGGCGCGACGAGGGCGCGGACCACTCCCGCCTGGCCGTGCTGAGCGGGCACACGGGGCCGGTCAAGTGCGTGGCCATGGACGAGGAGGAGTCCGTCGACGCGGACGGGCACCGGCGGTGGGTGGTGTACAGCGGCAGCCTGGACGGGTCGGTGAAGGTGTGGCGCGTGTCCGACGCGCCGGGCGCGATGACGGCGCGGACGCCGGCGCACGTGTGGAAGGGCACGCCGTCGCCGCTGGGCGCGTGGACGCCGTACCGGGCGCCGGAGCGGAGCTGA